Proteins encoded by one window of Winogradskyella sp. PG-2:
- a CDS encoding MotA/TolQ/ExbB proton channel family protein has translation MILLSNIQDGAEALTDGESVEKTLSIIELITSGGTSGMVIILILFLLLIVATYIYFERIFAIKAASKVDSNFMNQIKDHVSNGKIDSAQMLCAQVNSPVSRLIGKGITRIGKPLEDINTAIENAGKLEVYSLEKNVSVLATISGVAPMIGFLGTVVGMILSIFELANAGGTIQMDVLASGLYTAMTTTVGGLIVGIIAYVAYNHIVVKTNKVVYQMEANSVEFLDHLNEPI, from the coding sequence ATGATATTACTAAGTAATATTCAAGATGGAGCAGAGGCATTAACTGATGGAGAATCAGTTGAAAAAACTTTATCTATAATTGAATTGATCACAAGTGGAGGAACCTCAGGTATGGTGATTATACTTATTCTATTCCTTCTTTTAATAGTCGCAACCTATATTTATTTTGAACGCATATTTGCTATTAAAGCTGCATCTAAGGTTGATTCTAATTTTATGAATCAAATTAAAGATCATGTAAGTAATGGTAAAATTGATTCAGCTCAAATGTTATGTGCTCAAGTTAATTCACCAGTTTCAAGATTAATTGGTAAAGGAATTACAAGAATAGGTAAGCCTCTTGAGGATATTAATACAGCAATTGAAAATGCAGGAAAACTCGAAGTTTATAGCTTAGAAAAAAATGTAAGCGTATTAGCAACAATCTCTGGTGTTGCACCGATGATTGGTTTCTTAGGTACAGTAGTAGGTATGATACTTTCAATCTTTGAGTTGGCTAATGCAGGCGGAACCATACAAATGGACGTTTTGGCTAGTGGTTTATATACAGCAATGACAACTACAGTTGGTGGCCTTATTGTTGGTATTATTGCCTATGTAGCCTATAACCATATTGTTGTAAAAACTAATAAGGTAGTTTACCAAATGGAAGCTAATTCTGTTGAATTTTTAGATCATTTAAACGAACCTATCTAA
- a CDS encoding ExbD/TolR family protein: MNIRGRNKVTPEFNMASMTDIVFLLLIFFMIASTLVTTNAIDIILPKASGKTENKKSIAVSIKKDLTYYIDQKRVGVSVLESQLKSIMASQESPTIVLRAEKSVPVENVVKVMDIANRNKFKVILAVKPN; the protein is encoded by the coding sequence ATGAACATTAGAGGACGAAATAAAGTAACTCCAGAATTCAATATGGCTTCTATGACCGATATTGTATTCTTGTTATTAATCTTCTTTATGATTGCGTCAACTTTAGTAACGACGAATGCGATTGATATCATTCTCCCAAAAGCAAGTGGGAAAACTGAGAATAAAAAATCTATTGCAGTGAGTATTAAAAAAGATTTGACCTATTATATCGATCAGAAACGTGTAGGTGTAAGTGTTTTAGAAAGTCAACTGAAATCTATAATGGCTTCTCAAGAGTCACCTACAATTGTTTTAAGAGCTGAAAAATCTGTTCCTGTGGAGAATGTTGTAAAGGTAATGGATATCGCAAACCGTAATAAGTTTAAAGTGATATTAGCAGTAAAGCCAAACTAA